A genomic window from Candidatus Binataceae bacterium includes:
- a CDS encoding FAD/NAD(P)-binding protein — protein MSKSLRKTTDSSRIGAGFGARAASIAIVGGGASGVAVAVNLMRNATTPLSIRVLEPRGGLGLGVAYSAAFDSHLLNVPAGDMSVFHDVPAHFFKWLRGNGHPRAEPTSFVPRRSYGAYLQSVPADALFQARPELTFEHVRSLATRISKNQG, from the coding sequence CTCATCAAGGATTGGAGCCGGTTTTGGCGCAAGAGCCGCATCAATTGCGATTGTTGGAGGCGGGGCGAGCGGCGTCGCAGTAGCCGTGAATCTGATGCGGAACGCGACCACGCCGCTTTCCATAAGGGTCCTTGAGCCACGAGGCGGCCTGGGGCTGGGCGTAGCGTATTCGGCCGCGTTCGACTCGCACCTGCTGAACGTGCCGGCGGGCGATATGAGCGTCTTCCACGATGTCCCCGCCCACTTCTTCAAATGGCTTCGCGGCAACGGTCACCCGCGGGCGGAACCCACGTCGTTCGTTCCGCGCCGTAGCTACGGTGCATATCTTCAGTCGGTCCCTGCGGATGCGCTGTTCCAGGCGAGGCCGGAGCTCACCTTCGAACACGTTCGTTCTCTCGCAACCCGGATCTCGAAGAATCAAGGA